In Planctomycetota bacterium, the DNA window CGCTGAGCGCCGAGGCGTGGTCGGAGCTGAAGGGATGAGCATGGACCTGCTCTCGGGCATCGGCACCGGCCTGCTGGCCGCCGCGGACGGGCCGTTCATCCCCGGCGGGTCGGCGCCGGCGTTCGTCGGGCTCATGCCGCTGCTGCCGCTCGTTGGCGCGGCGCTGTGCGTGCTGCTTGCGTGCCTGGGCGTCAAGAGCAAGCTGCCGGGCTACGCCACGGTGGGCCTGCTGGCCGGTTCGTTCGTGGTCGCGGTGCTGGCGTATCTCGGCGGCAACGACGGCGACAGCTACGGCGTGGCGACGATGTTCCGCTGGATCCACGCCTCCGCGGGCGATGCCACGCTCGTCGCGAACTTCGCGTACTACATGGACGGCCTGTCCATGCTGTGGATGCTGTTCGTGACCGGGCTGGCGACGGTCATTGCGCTGTACTCGACGGAGTACATGAGCCACGATCAGGGACTCGGATACTGCCGCTTCTTCTTCGCATTCAACGTCTTCGTCTTCAGCATGTCGAGCCTGGTGATGGCCGACAACTTGCTGCTGCTCTTCCTGGGCTGGGAGGGCGTGGGCCTGTGCAGCTACCTGCTGATCGGCTATTTCTACAAGAAGCCCGAGGCCATCGCGGCGGCGAAGAAGGCCTTCATCATCAACCGCATCGGCGACCTCGGCCTGCTGATGGCCATCGGCGCGATCTACGTCGTGTTCGGCACCATCGAACTGCGGCCGCTGTTCGAGATGATCACCCAGGGCGTCGACGGCAACGGCGGCGCGATCGACGGCACGTGGGTCGTTGTGGTCATCCCGCTGCTGCTGACGGCGGGCGCCTTCGGCAAGAGCGCCCAGCTCTTCTTCTATGTCTGGCTCCCGGACGCGATGGAGGGCCCGACGCCGGTGTCGGCCCTGATCCACGCGGCGACCATGGTCACCGCGGGCGTGTACCTGATCGCGCGGATGTTCCCGCTCTACGCCGCCGACGACGCGATGATCGCGCTCACGGTGGTCGCGTGGTCCGGGGCGATCACGGCGTTCTGGGCGGCGACGATCGAGTTCGCCCAGTACGACATCAAGCGGATCATGGGCTACAGCACCATCAGCCAGCTCGGCTACATGTTCGCGGGGCTCGGGCTGCTGGGCACGACGGGCGCGGTGTTCCACGTGTTCACACACGCGTTCTTCAAGGCCACGCTGTTCCTGTGCTGCGGGGCGGTCATGCACGGCTTCGGCGGGCAGCTCAGCCTCCGCCGGCTCTCGGGCGTCATGAAGATGCCCGGCTTCCAGATCACGGGCATCTGCATGTTCATCGGCTGCCTGAGCCTGAGCGGCGTCCCGTTCACCGCGGGCTACTTCTCGAAGGACATGATCCTGGCGCAGGCCTTCGCCACGCCGCAGGAGATGATCGGTGGCTCGTTCCTGATCGGCCTGCTGCTGCTGCTGACGGCGGCGATGACGGCGTACTACACCTTCCGGGTGTTCTTCCGGGTCTTCGTCGGCCCCAGGCACTTCGAGCCGGGCGACGACGACCACGGCGATGATCATGACAACGGTCATGGCCACGACGGGGACCATGACCCCGCGGACGAGGACGAAGGCGACGTGCTGCACACCGGCTTCCACCCGCACGCGCCGGGTTGGGCCATGAACACCGCCATGGTGCTGCTGGCGGTGGGCACGATTGCGGCGGCCGGTCTCTACTTCGTGAACAAGAAGGACCACGGCTGGGCGGGATCGATGGTCGGGCAGTCGAGCGCGGCGTTCGCGTCGCCCGGCCTCAGCCACGGCTCCACCGGGGGCGAGGGTCACACGTTGCGGCCGGAGCGTTCGGACGGCATCCTGCCCGTCGCCCTCGGCGACGCGGACGGCGCCGCGTCCGAGGCCGCGGCGGCGAGTGCGGCCGACGACGCGGTCGAGGCCGGCACGCTGCTCGGCCAGGATCCCTTCAAGATCATGTACTACGTGTCGGCGGTGCTCGGGCTGATCGGCATCGCGACCGCCGCCTGGTTCCACGGGCCGCGGGGCGTGTGGGGCCTGGGCTTGGGCAACCGCCGGACGCCCAGCGCCGTGCGCATGGACGCCGTCGCGGCCCGCTTCGGCCCGATCCCGCGGTGGGCGGAGCACAAGTGGTACGTCGATGAGTTCTACCACGCGCTCATCGTCCGCCCGCTGCGGGTGGCCTCGGAGTTGTTCTTCATCGTCGATCGGCTGCTGGTCGACGGACTCGTGGACCTGTTCGGCGCGGCGCCCCGCTGGATCGGGCACGCGCTCCGGCCCGCGCAGAACGGCGTGTTGCACGCCTACGCGTCGGGCATGGTGGCGGGCACGGCCGTGCTCATCCTGGTGATCGTCGTGGTGACGCTGCTCTAGACGGGGGACCCCCTTCGCGATGGACTCGGCGATGCTCTTCCTGCTGATCCTGCTGCCGCTGGTGTTCGCGGTGGGCATCGGCGTATCGCCGCGGCAGCACGCCCGCGGCATCGCGACCATCGGCACGCTTCTGCCGATCATCCCGATGGTGATCGCGCTCGTGCGGTTCGATTTCGCCAGCCCCGGCCTGCAGTTCGTCGGCTCGGTGCCCTGGGTGCCGCAGCTCGGCCTGGAGTTCGGCGTGGGCGTCGACGGCGTGGCGCTGCTGCTGATCGCGCTCACCGTGCTGCTGGGACCGATCTGCGTCATCGGCAGCTACAGCGCGATCCAGGAGAACCAGAAGACCTTCTACGGCTGGCTCGTGGGCCTGCAGGCGGCGATGACCGGCGTCTTCGCGGCGACCGACCTCGTCTTCTTCTACGTGTGCTTCGAGTTCACGCTGCTGCCCATGTACGTGTTGATCAACCTGTTCGGCTCGGCGAACCGGCGGCGTGCGGCGACCAAGTTCTTCCTGTACACCTTTACGGGCTCGATCGTCGCGCTCGCGGGCCTGGTGTATGTCGTCTTCCACCACCGCAGCCTGACGGGCCAGTGGACGATGGAGATCGCCGAGCTGGCGGCGACGGCATCGACGATGCCGCTGGACGTGCAGGCGCTGGTGATGGTCGCGCTGCTGCTGGGCTTCGCCGTCAAGGTGCCGCTATTCCCGTTCCACACGTGGCTACCGCTGGCGCACACGGAGGCCCCCACCGCCGGCTCGGTCATCCTGGCGGGCGTGCTGCTGAAGCTGGGCACCTACGGCATCTTCCGCTTCGTGCTGGGATTCGTGCCCGACGCCGTCATCGAGTACGCGGCCATCATCGCGGCGCTGAGCATCATCGGCATCGTGTACGCCGGCCTGATCTGCTGGCTCCAGAAGGACGTGAAGAAGCTGGTAGCCTATTCGTCGGTGAGCCACCTGGGCTTCTGCGTGCTCGGGCTGGTGGCGCTCAACAACGTCGGGCTCACCGGCTCGGTGCTGTACATGATCAACCACGGGCTGTCGACCGGCGCCCTGTTCCTGTGCATCGGCATGATCTACGAACGCTACCACACCCGCTCGATGGACGAGCTGGGTGGTCTGGCGGGCAAGATGCCCATCTGGTCGTCCTTCATGGTGTTCTTCGTGATGGCCTCGGTGGGCCTGCCGGGCCTCAACGGCTTCGTCAGCGAGTTCATGTGCATCATCGGCACGTTCCAGAGCAATGCGGCCTGGACGAGCGAGGGCCGCATCGGCGCCGAGGGCGGCACGCTCGGCCCCTGGTTCGCGCTCGCCGCCGGCACGGGCGTCATCGTGGCGGCGATCTACCTGCTGTACATGACCGGCCGCGTGGTCTTCGGCACCCTCCGCGAGCCGAAGGGCCACGATGGCCACGGGCACGATCACGGCGCACTGCCGACCGACCTGAACGCCCGCGAGATCGGGCTGCTGAGCGTGCTGGGCGTCGGCTGCCTGGTGCTGGGCGTGTACCCCACGCCGCTGATCGAGGCCATCGAACCCTCCGTGGGCCAGACGCTAGCGCAGTACGAGGATCGCCTGGAGGCGCACGCCGAGGCCCTCGCCGAGGCGCCCGCAACGCTCGCCGAGCCGGACGGGGAGGGCTGAGCGGCATGGCCGACAAGATTGCGCTGATCTGGCCCGAGATCGTCCTGTTCGCGACGACGTGCATTGTGCTGGTGCTCGGGCTCTCGCCGAACAAGAAGTCGAGGATCCTGTGCCTGCCGGCATCGATGATCGGCATGGGCGTGGCGGGCGCGCTGGCGCTGGCGCTGGGCGGCGGGCCGGATGCCGCGCAGGCAACCGACTCGGTGCTGCCGATGCTGCCGAGCTTCGCGAAGGTCGCCATCGCGGCCGTGGGCCTGCTGCTGCTGCTGCTGCAGGCGGGGCTGATCGATCGCCGCGAGGAGGCCTTGGTCGCCGCCGGCGGCCCCTACCGCCCGCTGCGGATGAACCGGGCGGAGTACTACGCCCTGACGCTGTTCTCCCTGACGGGCCTGATGCTGTGCGCATCGGCCGACGACCTGATCTGGCTGTTCCTGGCGCTCGAGCTCACCAGCCTGCCGACCTACGTGATGGTCGCGATGTCGTCCTCGCGAGACCGTGCGCAAGAGGCGGCGGTCAAGTACTTCTTTCTGGGGGCGCTGGGGGCGGCCACGTTCCTGATGGGCTTCGTGCTGCTCTACGGCGGCACGGGCACGGCCCACCTGCCCGAGATGGCGGCCTTCTTCGCGGCCAACGGCATCAACTCCGTCGCGATGGCGGGCATCCTGATCTCGATCGCGGGGCTGGGCTTCAAGATCGCGGCCGTGCCCATGCACTTCTACACGGCGGACGTCTACCAGGGCGCGGCGTCGCCGGTGACGGCCTTCCTCGCGTTCGTGCCCAAGACCGCGGGCTTCCTGGCGCTGCTGCTGGTGTGCGCAACGGTGGGCTGGAACCAGGGCGGCGAGGCGGGCGGGCTGCCCGAGGCCGTCCGCATCCTGCTGTGGGTGATGGCGGCCGTCACGATGACCGTCGGCAACGTGCTTGCGATCGTGCAGCACTCGATCAAGCGGATGCTGGCCTACTCGTCGATCGCCCACTCGGGCTACATGCTCGTCGGGCTGCTCGCGGGCCCGGGCGACGGCACCTTCGCTACGAGCGGCGTGTCGGCGGTGGTCTTCTACCTGGCGGCCTACGGCGTGATGAACACCGGCGCCTTCGCGGTGCTGGCCTGCCTGGAGCGGCGGGCGGCCGACCGTGGCGAGCCCCGCGAGATCGAGAGCTTCGAGGAGCTCCGCGGCCTGTGGAAGCGCGAGCCGCTGCTCGGCGTGCTGCTGGGGATCGTGGCGCTCAGCCTGCTGGGCTTTCCGCCGCTGCTGGGCTTCCTGGCGAAGCTGCCGCTGTTCACCTCGGGCATCGCGGCGGGCGAGATCACGCTGGTCGTGATCCTGGGCGTCAATTCGGCGATCGCCGCGTTCTACTACCTCCGCATCGTCAAGGCCGCCATCATCGATGCCCCCGAGGGCGGGGACGACGGAATCTCGTGGCACCCGCAGCGGGCCCAGCGTCTGGCGGTCGCGGCCGCGTCGGCGTTCGGTGTGATCGCGCTGGCGCTGTCGGCGAGGCTGATGGCGAGCGCCGCCGAGGCGTCGGCCGCCTACGTCCCGCCCGTGCAGCAGGCCGACGGAAGCGAGCCCGGCGATGCCCGCGTCGCGGCGGTCGACGAGCGCGGCCGCTAGCTGTCGTCGAGCCGGCGGAGCACGAAGCGCTGGATGGCGACGCCCGCGACGCCCAGCACGAGCCAGCCGGCCGCCAGCACCTCGGGCCGCACGGCGTCAAGATCCATCGATTCGCCGCGAGCCGAGAGCAGCAGTCCTGTGCCCAGCGGCCAGAGAGCAGCGCCGAAGAAGGCCGTCGCGGCGGCGTTGATCCGGCCGGGCGACGACGCCCCCACGACCGCGCCTCCGATGCCGGCCGCGACGATCGCGAGCAGCGCATAGCCGCGGATGTCCTCGGGGATCTGGCCCCACAGGTCGCGCAGGCCCTCCTCGGCCGCGGCCGAAGCGTCCAGAGTCATGGCGGCGGCGGGATCGAGGTCCACGAGCGGCGAGGCGGCCTGGATGGCATCGGCGGCGGTGGCCTGGATGGGCGTGCCGTCGGCAGGCTGATGAGCCACCAGGGGCTCGAACCCAAGCCCCAGCGCCACGAGGATGCCGGCGGCGACCAGCGCGGACGCGACGCTGCCTGCCACGAGGCACACGATGGCCCGCATCGCCGCCAGGGCCGCGATCACGCCGATGGCGGCCCCGACCGAGGCGGCGAGCAACGCCGAGGGCACGCCGGCGACGTCCTCGATGGGCAGGTGCCGGGAGGCCCACAGCCCGCCGGCGAGGCCCAGCGAACCGCCGACGGCGGCGAGGGCGATGCTCACGGCACGCGCGCCGGCGGCCCACAGCATCAGCCCGACAACCACCAGCACGCCGGCGGCCTCCGGCGAGCGTGCGGCCGCGAGGGCCTGCATCAGGATGTCCGTCGAGCCCATCTGGCCGTCCACGGCTTGCATCCCCCGACGCCGATAAGGTACCTCCCGGCGTCCGCTGCGACCACGAACCGTCCCGGTATCCCGGGCTGGTTCGCGGGCTTGATCGACCCGCAGCAGGCCGGCATCGGAGAAAGCAAGCGACGGCGGCCCGCGGCCGCGTCGGATTGGCCGGGCTCCACCGGTTGGATCCCCTGTGCCGCCGCCTATCGGCCGCGTTGGCTGCAACCCGCCGCGCACCGGCCGCGTACGGTCTGCCCGGAGCGTCGTCCGGCTGGATCCGGGCGGCACCCCACAGAGCCGGCCCCCGCATGCCGGCCTGAGAAGCAGGCCGCAATAAGCCGGCAGCACGCCGATGTCCGGCTCGCGAGCCGCGCGAGAGCACCCGGACACACAGATGCCCGAGGCAGCCCCGCGGTGCGGCCGACGCCGGCCGGCATTGCGTAGGCGCCCGCGGACTGGGAGCAATCGATGACGCAGCTACCGAGCAGCAGGATTTGTCTAGCCTGTGGCGGACCTTCCTGATATGCTTGCGGACGCTGGAGGCGGCGGGGTGCGGCCCCACCAGCGCGAGGACGTGAGACCTGCTTCGTACCCACCCGGCGGCCCCTGGCACGGTGCCCGGTCCGCCACCCACGCTCGCCCGAGCGTGTGACGCGCTCGCCCGCAGCCCGCGGGCGGCGACGGGTCGATCCGCCCGCCGGAGCGACCAACCATGCCGGCCCCGGCCCACCCCGGCCGGCATCGATGCCCCGAAGATGCACCGTGCAGCACGGTGTCGCATAGAGCCAGCGAGGAGCGGTCATGAAGCCCAACCGCCGTTCGACGACCCGCCCGTACGTTCGCCAACGCTCCGGCCTCAAGAAGCAGGACGCGCACGGCGCGGCCTCCCGCTTGGCCGATCTCGCCGGACGGGCCCAGCGGCCCGACGTCGAGCCGCTCGAGCCGCGGCAGCTGCTCTTCGCCCTGACCGTCGACCCGTCGTCGGTGGACCCCACCACGGGCGTGGGCATCGCGACGGCCTACTTCGGCTACACGATTCCCTACCTGCAGTTCCCCGATGACATCGGCGACGACGACGACGAGCTCGTCGACGAGGACTTCGACGAGGAGGGCGGCAACGGCACGCCCGTGATCTCGCAGACCGTCTTCGACGGCTCGAACCTGTTCATCCAGCACAACATCACGCCGTCGGCCGACATCCAGCTCGTGTCGCCGCCGGGCGTGGACCCGAGCCAGAGCGACGAGGCCCGCGTGCAGGTGCTGCTCCAGGAGGGCGAGCAGTTCACGCTCTCGCTGGTAGCCTCGGAGGACCGCACCGACCTGATCCGCGCCGTCCGCAGCGTGCAGCTCGACTTCTTCGCCGCGCCGGGCTCGACGCAGGGGCTCGACCTGCAGAACACCCGGGTCAACCTGTTGTTCCAGGGCCAGGTCGTCGAGTCCTTCGAGGGCGTCGCCGAGCTCGAGGCCTTCCGCCAGGGCGGCGTGTCGGGCTCGGGCGTGGGCACCTTCCTGTTCGCCGCGTCGCCGATCCTGTCGGGCGAGGCCTCGCCGGCGTTCGACTCGATCCAGTTCGTGTCGATCGGCGGCCCGAGCGCCGCCTTCCAGTTCGACAATTACGCCGCAAACGTCCCGCCGGGCAACTTTGCCGACCTGATCGAGGGACGCATCTTCGGCGTCGAGGTCACCCTGGCCGGCTTGCCGGGCACCACCGCCGAGTTCTTCGACCTCTACGGTCGACCGATCATCCAGACCATCGCCGTCGGCATCCCGGATGCCGACCTGGAGCTCCCGATCGTCGATCGAGACGATAACGGCGTGCCGGACTTCAACGATGGCATCGGCCGCATCATCCTGAGCAACTACGACGCCGCGACGACGCTGACCATCTTCGGCGGCACGATCGAGGCCGGCGACCCGGACCCCGACGCCGACTTCTCGCAGGGCGGCTTCAACTTCGTCGGCGTCCAGGACCTGCTGGGCTTCGGTGATCAGTTCGAAGAGGCCGGCTTCGGCTTCCGGCTCGTGCCCGATGGCGACGGCGAGGTCGACGGCCTCCCGCCGGCCGCGGGCTCGGTCGCGCTCGGCTCCCCGTACTTCCGCGACAACACCTCGCAGGCGTCATACAACCCGGCGGGCCTGCCCGCGACGCGGAACTTCGTGGACCCCGATCAGGGCATCTTCGCGCTGGGCACCCAGCCGCTCGGCAGCGTGATGCTGCACGGCATGCTGTTCGGCAACTCGGTATTCAACGGCCCGGTCGACCGCCTGGCGTTCATGCCGGTGTACGGCTCGGTCACGGTCAAGGGCGACCTGGGGACCTTCGTCGCCGGATCCGAGGCGGGCCACTGGGTGCCCGACGACACCAACGACATCACCAAGACCGGCGGCCAGCTCATCGTCGAGCGCACGCTGGGCCAGGTCCACATCGCCGGCCGCTCGCTGCTGGACACCACCGTGGTCGGCGACCTGAGCTCGCCCGCCACCCGCCCCGCGGGCGACATCATCACCTACTTCGAGCTCGAGTTCCCGCTGGGCATCGATACCGATGGCGACGTCGACACCCGCACGACCATCGAGGCGCTGCTCTTCGGCGGCGCGATCGGCCGGGCCGAGGCGGCGATCTCCAACACCATCAGCCCCGTCGCACGGTTCGACCAGGCGCCCATTACCGGCGGGAGCTACTTCCGCAACGATTCGATCGGCAGCGCCGAGTTCATCGGCAACGCCGGCAGCCAGGTCCAGGTCATCGGCGACATCGGCTACGGCGACCCGGTCAACACCGCCGAGGACGCGGTGGACGTCTACGCGATCGCGCTGGACGGCACCCGGCCGGTCATCATCGAGGCCAGCACCACCTCGCCGGCATGGGAGATCCGGATCGTCGATGCGCGGGGCCGGCAGGTCGCCGCCGTGGCGAACGACGAGACGCTGATCAACACCGGCCGCTACTTCCTCGAATACACCCCCGAGTACGCGGGCGTGTACTACATCGTCATCTCCGATGCGCCCGAGGGCGATCTCGCGGGCGGCTTCTTCTACGCGCTCAACATCAGCGGCCTGGCGCCCGTCACGCTGGGCACCTACCGCACCGGCTCGGGCCTCGGCACCCCGGCGGTCGCCTTCGAGCCCGGCGTCTCGACCACGAGCGGCTCGATGTCGCTCAACGTGCTCTCGGGCGCGATGGGCTCCATCCGCGCGGGCACGGGCTATTCCTCCAGCGGTGGCGGCCAGGTGAGCGCCGACGAGGCGATCAACTTCACCGACGAGGGCACCGCAACGGGCGATGCGCCCGACGAGCGGGCCAACCTGGCCGCGGGCAGCTACACCATCACCGGCGGCGACCTGTTCGAGATCTATGCCGGCTCGGACATCGAGACCACCGCCGAGCCGCTGACCTTCCAGATCGGCGGCAACCTGGGCTACCTCATCACGGGCCAGTCGCCGATCATCGGCGTCAACCCCAACGAGGGCGACGTGCTCGCCGGCCCCGCCCTGACCTTCAACGTCTCGGGCAGCATCGGCTTCCTCGACATCGCCGGCGGCCTGGGCATCGACCAGGACGTCGATACCCTGCCGATCCCCGGCGTGGGCGCACCCAGCTCGATCTCGTTCCGCACGGGCCTCGGCGGCGGCGCGGGCGACATCGGCTTCATCCGCGTCGGATCGCACGTGGGCGCCGACACGGTCAACATCGTCACGTCGCCGGGCTCGACGATCGGCGGCTTCGTCATCGTGCAGGACGTGGCCTTCGATCCCGAGCAGATCTTCCTGGGCATCGACGGCGGCACCTTCGGCAACGCCGTCAACCTTGATCTGGGAGCGGGCAGCGACCTGCGCTTCTTCGACACGCCCCGCATCGTGTCGCAGGCCTCGGCCCGCGCGGGCCTCGACCTGCTGATCGGCGAGACCATCGAACTCGTCGACGACGCCGGCGGCACGTTCACGATTACCGTGAGTGGCGGCGGCGCACCGGGCACGAACGTCGGATTCATCCGCTTCATCGCCATCGATGGCTCGGACGGCGTGGCCCTGGGCACCATCGAGGTCGACCTCTCGGGCGGCCGCACGCTGACCATCAACGGCGTGGACGGCACCGCCGACGACGTCATCAGCATCGGCCGCATTGACGTGCAGAACGCCGACGGCCAGTCGGACATCAACATCACCGGCGACGTGCAGATCGACGTCTGGCAGATCGTCCAGACCGGCGGCGGCGCGTTCGACTCGATCACCAACCAGACGCCCGGCGGTGACATCGTCGCCATCGACGTGGCGGGCATCAACACCGTCGACATCGAGGGCGATCTGGGCCGCACCCAGGTGTCGGCCTTCGGCCCGACCCGCATCTCGCCGTTCTACGGCATCAATGGCAGCGGCATCCAGGGCATCCTGGGCCCCGAGACCTTCCAGATCATCGCGGCGACGATCGAGCCGGACTGGAACGGCCAGCTCTACCGCCCCATCGGCGATACCAACTACGACGCCGGCAACGGCTACCTGAGCGATCTCGGCTCGCCGCTGGACCCGTACCTCGACGGCCTGTTCGTCCGCGGCGGCAACGTCGCCCTGGTCTCGGTCGAGGGCTCGGTGGGCGACATCATCCTCGCGCCGACCGCGACGCTGACGCAACTCAACGTGGATGACGACGACATCACCTCGGCGAGTGGCTTCGACGGCATCTTCGGCACGATCTACGCCGGCGACATCAACTCCATCGACGTGGGCGACGGCGTCGTGGCCCCCACCCAGAACTCGCTGTCGACGTCGGGCATCTTCGCCGCCGACGACATCATCCAGCTGATCGCCGAGGACGCGGTGATCGCCGCGAACATCATCGCCGGCAACGCGGTCGCCGAGGGCGGCTTCGGCGGCGACAACGGCATCATCGATCTCGACCTGAGCAACACGCTCATCACCGATGCGTTCATCGGCGCCAACAACCTCGACGTCTTCTGGCTCTCGATCAACTACGGCGACGACTTCCTCCGCACGGGCGAGGTCCAGAACATCATCGGCACCGACGGTACGCGGATCTTCCGCACGCAGATCTCCGCGGGGTCCTACGACGAGATCAACATCGATGGGGATCTCGATGCCGTCCAGCTCGACTCGGCCGGCGATCTCCGCCTGATCCAGGCCGCCAACATCATCAACAGCACCGCCGGCGGCACCGCCCGCGAGCTGTTCCGCTCGCTCTTCTTGATCGACGGCGACGTGGATGACATCATCCTCGGCGACGGCAGTTCGGCGGGTCCGTTCGCGGGCGTCCTCTCGGACACCACGTTCAACATCTCCGGCGAGATCGAGAACGGCATCGACGCGCGGCTCGTGCAGCGTTCCGACATCGGCGTCGCGGGCACCATCAACAACTTCGACGCCGAAGAAATCCGCTCCACGCAGATCAGCACGGGCCAGATCGTGGACTTCGAGGTCGTCGGAGCCATCCGCGCCTCGGAGATCAGCGTCTCGGGTCCGCTGGCCAGCCTGGTCGCCGACGAGATCACGGGCACGGCCATCAGCATTACGGGTCCGGACGGCCGCCTCGACCTGCTCCAGGTCCGCACGCTGTTCGACGGCGCCATCCTGGCCACCGGCCCCATCGCGCTCGTCGAGGCGACCGAGGGCGACCTCAAGGGCAGCCTGATCACGCGGACCGCCCGCGGCAACGTCGACGCCCTGGTCGCCTCCCGCGACATCCTCCTCGAGACCGACATCAGCGGCACGCTGACGAGCCTCGATGTCGGCCGCAACCTCGGCGCCATCGACAACCCGACGGTCTTCCTCGTCCGCGGCGACCTCGCGGGCGCCGACATCTCGGGCGGCGGCCTGTATTCCGACCTGCGGGTGGGTGACAACGTCACCGGCCCCATCGTCATCGGCGGCCTGCCGGGCCTGCCGGGCAACAACCAGATCCCCACTGGCACCATCGAGGCCTTCGGCAACATCGGCCTAGTCACCATCAACGGCGACTTCGGCGGCAGCATCATCAGCCACTCGGGCGGCATCGGCGATGTCATCATCAACAACGGCTCG includes these proteins:
- the nuoL gene encoding NADH-quinone oxidoreductase subunit L, producing the protein MSMDLLSGIGTGLLAAADGPFIPGGSAPAFVGLMPLLPLVGAALCVLLACLGVKSKLPGYATVGLLAGSFVVAVLAYLGGNDGDSYGVATMFRWIHASAGDATLVANFAYYMDGLSMLWMLFVTGLATVIALYSTEYMSHDQGLGYCRFFFAFNVFVFSMSSLVMADNLLLLFLGWEGVGLCSYLLIGYFYKKPEAIAAAKKAFIINRIGDLGLLMAIGAIYVVFGTIELRPLFEMITQGVDGNGGAIDGTWVVVVIPLLLTAGAFGKSAQLFFYVWLPDAMEGPTPVSALIHAATMVTAGVYLIARMFPLYAADDAMIALTVVAWSGAITAFWAATIEFAQYDIKRIMGYSTISQLGYMFAGLGLLGTTGAVFHVFTHAFFKATLFLCCGAVMHGFGGQLSLRRLSGVMKMPGFQITGICMFIGCLSLSGVPFTAGYFSKDMILAQAFATPQEMIGGSFLIGLLLLLTAAMTAYYTFRVFFRVFVGPRHFEPGDDDHGDDHDNGHGHDGDHDPADEDEGDVLHTGFHPHAPGWAMNTAMVLLAVGTIAAAGLYFVNKKDHGWAGSMVGQSSAAFASPGLSHGSTGGEGHTLRPERSDGILPVALGDADGAASEAAAASAADDAVEAGTLLGQDPFKIMYYVSAVLGLIGIATAAWFHGPRGVWGLGLGNRRTPSAVRMDAVAARFGPIPRWAEHKWYVDEFYHALIVRPLRVASELFFIVDRLLVDGLVDLFGAAPRWIGHALRPAQNGVLHAYASGMVAGTAVLILVIVVVTLL
- a CDS encoding NADH-quinone oxidoreductase subunit M, which translates into the protein MDSAMLFLLILLPLVFAVGIGVSPRQHARGIATIGTLLPIIPMVIALVRFDFASPGLQFVGSVPWVPQLGLEFGVGVDGVALLLIALTVLLGPICVIGSYSAIQENQKTFYGWLVGLQAAMTGVFAATDLVFFYVCFEFTLLPMYVLINLFGSANRRRAATKFFLYTFTGSIVALAGLVYVVFHHRSLTGQWTMEIAELAATASTMPLDVQALVMVALLLGFAVKVPLFPFHTWLPLAHTEAPTAGSVILAGVLLKLGTYGIFRFVLGFVPDAVIEYAAIIAALSIIGIVYAGLICWLQKDVKKLVAYSSVSHLGFCVLGLVALNNVGLTGSVLYMINHGLSTGALFLCIGMIYERYHTRSMDELGGLAGKMPIWSSFMVFFVMASVGLPGLNGFVSEFMCIIGTFQSNAAWTSEGRIGAEGGTLGPWFALAAGTGVIVAAIYLLYMTGRVVFGTLREPKGHDGHGHDHGALPTDLNAREIGLLSVLGVGCLVLGVYPTPLIEAIEPSVGQTLAQYEDRLEAHAEALAEAPATLAEPDGEG
- a CDS encoding NADH-quinone oxidoreductase subunit N → MADKIALIWPEIVLFATTCIVLVLGLSPNKKSRILCLPASMIGMGVAGALALALGGGPDAAQATDSVLPMLPSFAKVAIAAVGLLLLLLQAGLIDRREEALVAAGGPYRPLRMNRAEYYALTLFSLTGLMLCASADDLIWLFLALELTSLPTYVMVAMSSSRDRAQEAAVKYFFLGALGAATFLMGFVLLYGGTGTAHLPEMAAFFAANGINSVAMAGILISIAGLGFKIAAVPMHFYTADVYQGAASPVTAFLAFVPKTAGFLALLLVCATVGWNQGGEAGGLPEAVRILLWVMAAVTMTVGNVLAIVQHSIKRMLAYSSIAHSGYMLVGLLAGPGDGTFATSGVSAVVFYLAAYGVMNTGAFAVLACLERRAADRGEPREIESFEELRGLWKREPLLGVLLGIVALSLLGFPPLLGFLAKLPLFTSGIAAGEITLVVILGVNSAIAAFYYLRIVKAAIIDAPEGGDDGISWHPQRAQRLAVAAASAFGVIALALSARLMASAAEASAAYVPPVQQADGSEPGDARVAAVDERGR